A stretch of the Calypte anna isolate BGI_N300 chromosome 5, bCalAnn1_v1.p, whole genome shotgun sequence genome encodes the following:
- the FADS1 gene encoding acyl-CoA (8-3)-desaturase isoform X2 gives MPEEALKDPFIAFHLDKTLVRKYMSPLLIGELAPDQPSFEPSKNKKLVEDFRELRATVEKMGLFNPSCTFFMLYLCHILVLDVAAWLTIWYFGASTLPFLFSAVLLGTVQAQAGWLQHDFGHLSVFSKSRWNHLVHKFVIGHLKGAPASWWNHLHFQHHAKPNCFRKDPDVNMHPLFFALGKTLSVELGVQKKKFMPYNHQHKYFFIIGPPALVPLYFQWYVFYFVVQRKQWVDLAWMLTFYIRFFLTYLPLLGLKGILGLHLLVRFIESNWFVWITQMNHIPMHIDYDQNVDWFSTQLQATCNVHQSFFNDWFSGHLNFQIEHHLFPTMPRHNYWKVAPLVKSLCAKHGIEYQCKSLLTAFADIVYSLKDSGQLWLDAYLHT, from the exons ATGCCAGAAGAAGCTTTGAAG GATCCTTTCATAGCTTTTCATCTTGACAAGACACTAGTGAGAAAGTACATGAGCCCACTCTTGATTGGGGAGCTGGCACCAGATCAACCCAGCTTTGAGCCCAGCAAGAAT AAAAAGCTGGTAGAAGATTTCCGTGAGCTCCGTGCCACTGTGGAGAAGATGGGGCTTTTCAACCCCAGCTGCACCTTTTTCATGCTTTATCTCTGTCACATCCTGGTGCTGGATGTTGCAGCCTGGCTCACCATCTGGTATTTTGGAGCATCcactctgccttttctcttctctgcagtgCTTCTGGGAACTGTTCAG gCCCAGGCTGGCTGGCTCCAGCATGATTTTGGACACCTTTCAGTCTTTAGCAAATCCAGATGGAACCACTTGGTGCACAAGTTCGTGATCGGCCATCTGAAG GGAGCACCAGCCAGCTGGTGGAATCACCTCCACTTCCAGCACCACGCTAAACCCAACTGCTTCAGGAAAGACCCTGATGTGAACATGCACCCCTTGTTTTTTGCCTTGGGAAAAACACTCTCTGTAGAG CTGGGGgtacaaaagaagaaattcatgCCTTACAACCACCAGCACAAGTACTTCTTCATCA TTGGTCCCCCAGCTCTGGTGCCTCTTTACTTCCAGTGGTACGTTTTCTACTTTGTGGTGCAGAGGAAACAGTGGGTG GACCTGGCCTGGATGTTGACCTTCTACATCCGATTCTTCCTCACCTACTTGCCCTTGCTGGGGCTGAAGGGTATCCTGGGCCTTCATCTCTTAGTCAG GTTTATAGAGAGCAACTGGTTTGTCTGGATCACACAAATGAATCACATCCCAATGCACATTGATTATGATCAGAATGTGGACTGGTTCTCTACCCAG ctCCAGGCAACCTGTAATGTTCATCAGTCCTTTTTCAATGACTGGTTtagtggacatctgaacttccaAATCGAGCACCA CCTTTTCCCTACAATGCCTCGACACAACTACTGGAAGGTGGCTCCTTTGGTGAAGTCCCTGTGTGCCAAACATGGAATAGAGTACCAGTGCAAGTCATTGCTCACTGCCTTTGCAGACATAGTGTA CTCTTTGAAAGATTCAGGGCAGCTCTGGCTTGATGCCTATCTGCATACATAA
- the FADS1 gene encoding acyl-CoA (8-3)-desaturase isoform X1 translates to MEESRGVKSLRRFTWEEIGQRNGRGPAPQERWLVIERKVYDISEFCRRHPGGSRVISHYAGQEATDPFIAFHLDKTLVRKYMSPLLIGELAPDQPSFEPSKNKKLVEDFRELRATVEKMGLFNPSCTFFMLYLCHILVLDVAAWLTIWYFGASTLPFLFSAVLLGTVQAQAGWLQHDFGHLSVFSKSRWNHLVHKFVIGHLKGAPASWWNHLHFQHHAKPNCFRKDPDVNMHPLFFALGKTLSVELGVQKKKFMPYNHQHKYFFIIGPPALVPLYFQWYVFYFVVQRKQWVDLAWMLTFYIRFFLTYLPLLGLKGILGLHLLVRFIESNWFVWITQMNHIPMHIDYDQNVDWFSTQLQATCNVHQSFFNDWFSGHLNFQIEHHLFPTMPRHNYWKVAPLVKSLCAKHGIEYQCKSLLTAFADIVYSLKDSGQLWLDAYLHT, encoded by the exons ATGGAGGAGTCCCGGGGGGTCAAGTCTCTGCGACGCTTCACCTGGGAGGAGATCGGGCAGAGGAACGGGCGGGGGCCGGCGCCTCAGGAGCGGTGGTTGGTGATCGAGAGGAAGGTGTACGACATCAGCGAGTTCTGCCGCAGGCACCCGGGGGGCTCCCGGGTTATCAGCCACTACGCCGGGCAGGAAGCCACG GATCCTTTCATAGCTTTTCATCTTGACAAGACACTAGTGAGAAAGTACATGAGCCCACTCTTGATTGGGGAGCTGGCACCAGATCAACCCAGCTTTGAGCCCAGCAAGAAT AAAAAGCTGGTAGAAGATTTCCGTGAGCTCCGTGCCACTGTGGAGAAGATGGGGCTTTTCAACCCCAGCTGCACCTTTTTCATGCTTTATCTCTGTCACATCCTGGTGCTGGATGTTGCAGCCTGGCTCACCATCTGGTATTTTGGAGCATCcactctgccttttctcttctctgcagtgCTTCTGGGAACTGTTCAG gCCCAGGCTGGCTGGCTCCAGCATGATTTTGGACACCTTTCAGTCTTTAGCAAATCCAGATGGAACCACTTGGTGCACAAGTTCGTGATCGGCCATCTGAAG GGAGCACCAGCCAGCTGGTGGAATCACCTCCACTTCCAGCACCACGCTAAACCCAACTGCTTCAGGAAAGACCCTGATGTGAACATGCACCCCTTGTTTTTTGCCTTGGGAAAAACACTCTCTGTAGAG CTGGGGgtacaaaagaagaaattcatgCCTTACAACCACCAGCACAAGTACTTCTTCATCA TTGGTCCCCCAGCTCTGGTGCCTCTTTACTTCCAGTGGTACGTTTTCTACTTTGTGGTGCAGAGGAAACAGTGGGTG GACCTGGCCTGGATGTTGACCTTCTACATCCGATTCTTCCTCACCTACTTGCCCTTGCTGGGGCTGAAGGGTATCCTGGGCCTTCATCTCTTAGTCAG GTTTATAGAGAGCAACTGGTTTGTCTGGATCACACAAATGAATCACATCCCAATGCACATTGATTATGATCAGAATGTGGACTGGTTCTCTACCCAG ctCCAGGCAACCTGTAATGTTCATCAGTCCTTTTTCAATGACTGGTTtagtggacatctgaacttccaAATCGAGCACCA CCTTTTCCCTACAATGCCTCGACACAACTACTGGAAGGTGGCTCCTTTGGTGAAGTCCCTGTGTGCCAAACATGGAATAGAGTACCAGTGCAAGTCATTGCTCACTGCCTTTGCAGACATAGTGTA CTCTTTGAAAGATTCAGGGCAGCTCTGGCTTGATGCCTATCTGCATACATAA